Proteins from one Peromyscus eremicus unplaced genomic scaffold, PerEre_H2_v1 PerEre#2#chr22_unloc_1, whole genome shotgun sequence genomic window:
- the Sh3gl1 gene encoding endophilin-A2, with amino-acid sequence MSVAGLKKQFYKASQLVSEKVGGAEGTKLDDDFKEMEKKVDVTSKAVAEVLVRTIEYLQPNPASRAKLTMLNTVSKIRGQVKNPGYPQSEGLLGECMVRHGKELGGESNFGDALLDAGESMKRLAEVKDSLDIEVKQNFIDPLQNLCDKDLKEIQHHLKKLEGRRLDFDYKKKRQGKIPDEELRQALEKFEESKEVAETSMHNLLETDIEQVSQLSALVDAQLDYHRQAVQILEELADKLKRRVREASSRPRREFKPRPREPFDLGEPEQPNGGFPCAPAPKITASSSFRSADKPARTPSRSMPPLDQPSCKALYDFEPENDGELGFREGDLITLTNQIDENWYEGMLHGQSGFFPLSYVQVLVPLPQ; translated from the exons CTGGTCAGCGAGAAGGTTGGCGGGGCCGAGGGGACCAAGCTGGACGATGACTTCAAAGAGATGGAAAAG AAGGTGGATGTCACCAGCAAGGCCGTGGCAGAGGTGCTGGTCAGAACCATCGAGTACCTGCAGCCCAACCCAG CCTCACGAGCCAAGCTGACAATGCTAAACACCGTATCCAAGATTCGGGGCCAAGTGAAGAACCCTGGCTACCCGCAGTCGGAGGGCCTGCTGGGCGAGTGCATGGTCCGCCATGGcaaggagctgggaggagagtCCAATTTCG GTGATGCCCTGCTGGACGCAGGTGAATCCATGAAGCGCCTGGCCGAGGTGAAGGACTCGCTGGACATCGAAGTCAAACAGAATTTCATTGACCCGCTGCAGAATCTGTGTGACAAGGACCTGAAGGAGATCCAG CACCACCTGAAGAAGCTGGAGGGCCGCCGCCTGGACTTTGACTACAAGAAGAAGCGACAAGGCAAGATCCCTGATGAGGAGCTACGCCAGGCCCTGGAGAAGTTTGAGGAGTCCAAGGAGGTGGCAGAGACCAGCATGCACAACCTCCTGGAGACTGAT ATTGAGCAAGTGAGCCAGCTTTCGGCCCTGGTGGATGCCCAGCTGGACTACCACCGGCAGGCAGTACAGATCCTGGAGGAGCTGGCCGACAAGCTGAAGCGGAG GGTGCGGGAAGCCTCCTCACGGCCCAGGCGGGAGTTCAAGCCCCGGCCACGAGAGCCCTTCGACCTTGGAGAGCCGGAACAGCCCAATGGGGGATTCCCCTGCGCCCCAGCACCCAAGATCACAG CTTCCTCATCATTCAGATCAGCAGACAAGCCTGCCAGGACACCTAGCAGGAGTATGC CACCCCTGGACCAGCCAAGCTGCAAGGCGCTGTATGACTTTGAGCCCGAGAACGATGGCGAGCTGGGCTTCCGAGAGGGTGACCTCATCACACTCACCAACCAGATCGATGAGAACTGGTACGAGGGGATGCTGCACGGCCAGTCGGGCTTCTTCCCGCTCAGCTATGTGCAGGTGCTGGTGCCCCTGCCTCAGTGA